In a genomic window of Canis lupus familiaris isolate Mischka breed German Shepherd chromosome 13, alternate assembly UU_Cfam_GSD_1.0, whole genome shotgun sequence:
- the NAPRT gene encoding nicotinate phosphoribosyltransferase isoform X2 — MAAEQDSEARAAARPLLTDLYQATMALGYWRAGRAREQAEFELFFRGCPFGGAFALAAGLRDCVRFLRAFRLRDADVQFLASVLPPDTDPAFFEHLRALDCSDVTVRALPEGSLAFPNVPLLQVSGPLLVVQLLETPLLCLVSYASLIATNAARLRLIAGPEKRLLEMGLRRAQGPDGGLTASTYSYLGGQLRGVPLAGTLAHSFVTSFSGTEVPPDPMLAPAASPGPKVDLTARVEAWLDGVCAHLGLGVQEPHRGERAAFVAYALAFPQAFQGLLDTYSVQRSGLPNFLAVALALGELGYRAVGIRLDSGDLLQQAQEIRGVFRTVSARFQMPWLESISIAVSNNIDEKELARLAQEGSEVNVIGIGTNVVTCPRQPSLGCVYKLVSVGGQPRMKLTEDPEKQTLPGSKAAFRLLGPEGSLLLDVLQLAEEPPPQAGQELRVWPHGAREACTVRPAGVEPLLRLWVQQGQLCEPLPSLAESRAFAQLSLSRLSPEHKRLEWPALYQVALSDKLRALVDRLGAGGSS, encoded by the exons ATGGCGGCGGAGCAGGACTCCGAGGCGCGCGCGGCGGCCCGGCCGCTGCTCACCGACCTGTACCAGGCCACCATGGCGCTGGGCTACTGGCGCGCGGGCCGGGCGCGGGAGCAGGCCGAGTTCGAGCTCTTCTTCCGCGGCTGCCCGTTCGGCGGCGCCTTCGCCTTGGCGGCCGGGCTCCGCGACTGCGTGCGCTTCCTGCGCGCCTTCCGCCTTCGGGACGCAG ACGTGCAGTTTCTGGCCTCGGTGCTGCCCCCCGACACGGACCCCGCGTTCTTCGAGCACCTTCGTGCCCTCGACTGCTCGGATGTGACGGTGCGGGCCCTGCCCGAGGGCTCCCTCGCCTTCCCCAAC GTGCCGTTGTTGCAGGTGTCGGGGCCGCTCCTGGTGGTGCAGCTGCTGGAGACGCCCCTCCTCTGCCTGGTCAGCTACGCCAG CCTCATCGCCACCAACGCTGCGCGCCTTCGCCTGATCGCGGGCCCCGAGAAGCGGCTGTTGGAGATGGGGCTGCGGCGAGCCCAGGGCCCCGATGGGGGTCTCACGGCCTCCACCTACAGCTACCTAGGCG GACAGCTGCGGGGTGTGCCCCTGGCGGGAACCCTGGCCCACTCTTTCGTCACCTCCTTTTCGGGCACTGAGGTGCCCCCCGACCCG ATGTTGGCTCCAGCCGCCAGTCCAGGACCCAAGGTGGACCTGACTGCTCGTGTGGAGGCATGGCTGGATGGCGTGTGTGCCCatctggggctgggggtgcaggagCCCCACCGGGGGGAGCGGGCAGCCTTTGTGGCCTATGCCCTGGCTTTTCCCCAGGCCTTCCAGGGCCTGCTGGACACCTACAGCGTGCAAAG GAGCGGTCTTCCTAACTTCCTGGCAGTAGCCCTGGCCCTGGGGGAACTGGGCTACCGCGCAGTAGGCATACGATTGGACAGCGGTGACTTGCTTCAGCAGGCCCAGGAGATCCGCGGGGTCTTCAGGACCGTCTCGGCCCG GTTCCAGATGCCCTGGCTGGAATCTATTTCCATCGCCGTCAGCAACAACATTGATGAGAAGGAGCTGGCCCGGCTGGCCCaggag GGCAGTGAGGTGAACGTCATAGGCATTGGCACCAATGTGGTCACGTGTCCCCGCCAGCCTTCCCTGGGCTGCGTCTATAAG CTGGTGTCTGTGGGAGGCCAACCACGAATGAAGCTGACTGAGGACCCCGAGAAACAGACGCTGCCTGGGAGCAAGGCTGCCTTCCGGCTCCTGGGCCCTGAAG GGTCCCTGCTGTTGGATGTGCTGCAGCTGGCAGAGGAGCCACCACCCCAGGCTGGCCAGGAGCTGCGGGTCTGGCCTCATGGGGCCCGGGAAGCCTGTACCGTGAGGCCTGCCGGCGTGGAGCCCCTGCTGAGGCTCTGGGTCCAGCAGGGACAG CTGTGCGAGCCGCTCCCATCTCTGGCCGAATCTAGAGCCTTCGCCCAGCTGTCCCTGAGCCGTCTGAGCCCTGAGCACAAGCGGCTGGAGTGGCCCGCGCTCTACCAG GTTGCGTTGTCTGATAAGCTCCGGGCCCTGGTGGACAGACTGGGTGCGGGAGGATCCTCGTGA
- the NAPRT gene encoding nicotinate phosphoribosyltransferase isoform X3, giving the protein MLAPAASPGPKVDLTARVEAWLDGVCAHLGLGVQEPHRGERAAFVAYALAFPQAFQGLLDTYSVQRSGLPNFLAVALALGELGYRAVGIRLDSGDLLQQAQEIRGVFRTVSARFQMPWLESISIAVSNNIDEKELARLAQEGSEVNVIGIGTNVVTCPRQPSLGCVYKLVSVGGQPRMKLTEDPEKQTLPGSKAAFRLLGPEGSLLLDVLQLAEEPPPQAGQELRVWPHGAREACTVRPAGVEPLLRLWVQQGQLCEPLPSLAESRAFAQLSLSRLSPEHKRLEWPALYQVALSDKLRALVDRLGAGGSS; this is encoded by the exons ATGTTGGCTCCAGCCGCCAGTCCAGGACCCAAGGTGGACCTGACTGCTCGTGTGGAGGCATGGCTGGATGGCGTGTGTGCCCatctggggctgggggtgcaggagCCCCACCGGGGGGAGCGGGCAGCCTTTGTGGCCTATGCCCTGGCTTTTCCCCAGGCCTTCCAGGGCCTGCTGGACACCTACAGCGTGCAAAG GAGCGGTCTTCCTAACTTCCTGGCAGTAGCCCTGGCCCTGGGGGAACTGGGCTACCGCGCAGTAGGCATACGATTGGACAGCGGTGACTTGCTTCAGCAGGCCCAGGAGATCCGCGGGGTCTTCAGGACCGTCTCGGCCCG GTTCCAGATGCCCTGGCTGGAATCTATTTCCATCGCCGTCAGCAACAACATTGATGAGAAGGAGCTGGCCCGGCTGGCCCaggag GGCAGTGAGGTGAACGTCATAGGCATTGGCACCAATGTGGTCACGTGTCCCCGCCAGCCTTCCCTGGGCTGCGTCTATAAG CTGGTGTCTGTGGGAGGCCAACCACGAATGAAGCTGACTGAGGACCCCGAGAAACAGACGCTGCCTGGGAGCAAGGCTGCCTTCCGGCTCCTGGGCCCTGAAG GGTCCCTGCTGTTGGATGTGCTGCAGCTGGCAGAGGAGCCACCACCCCAGGCTGGCCAGGAGCTGCGGGTCTGGCCTCATGGGGCCCGGGAAGCCTGTACCGTGAGGCCTGCCGGCGTGGAGCCCCTGCTGAGGCTCTGGGTCCAGCAGGGACAG CTGTGCGAGCCGCTCCCATCTCTGGCCGAATCTAGAGCCTTCGCCCAGCTGTCCCTGAGCCGTCTGAGCCCTGAGCACAAGCGGCTGGAGTGGCCCGCGCTCTACCAG GTTGCGTTGTCTGATAAGCTCCGGGCCCTGGTGGACAGACTGGGTGCGGGAGGATCCTCGTGA
- the MROH6 gene encoding maestro heat-like repeat-containing protein family member 6, translating into MPTPGGVWNAPTPTHNARTHAPPRLSPILPAQGQLLGQARARLPGRTSTGAAGRAQLSSLGCAVAMAWGLWGRARGGPVGALTLSALAEGIQANQGQTPGRSSAGPQPERALEPEVEPRSASAIPPAGREPCPSPRGQGPAPEGPHQEPQSSWEEGALADLALYTAACLEEAGVAGTQATALMLSSALEARGEHLEDNVYALVRGLLAQVPSLAQGRPRQAALRVLSALALEHAREVVCALLPSSLPPDRAAAELWRSLSRNQRVNGQVLVQLLWALRNEAGPELEALAATRALGEMLAVSGCVGATRGFYPHLLLVLVTQLHRLARRVRSPDAPKVQAPWHRGPPHSHVSCAVEALKALLTGDGGRMVVTCMEQAGGWRRLVGAHTHLEGVLLLASAMVAHADHHLRGLFGNVLPQLRSPDDTQRLTAMAFFTGLLQSRPTAGLLREESILERLCAWQGDREPTVRWLGLLGLGHLALNRGKVRHVSRVLPALLGALGEGDARLVDAALGALRRLLLRPRAPVRLLSAELGSRLPPLLDDARDSVRASAVGLLGTLVRRGRGGLRVGLRGPLRKLVLRSLVPLLLRLQDPSRDAAESSEWTLARCDQALHWGLLEDMVTVAHYDSPEALSRICHCLVQQYPSHVPSFLSQTQGYLRSPQDPLRWAAAVLLGFLIHHTCPGCISQDLLDSLSQDLEQLQSDPEPAVVAAAHVSAQQVALLTHAQARPRSLRLLPEGLWPQPCPRRPPPAFDNSPFQPRSFIGRWGCVGPG; encoded by the exons ATGCCTACACCTGGGGGTGTCTGGAACGCCCCAACCCCCACACACAACGCTCGCACGCATGCGCCACCACGCCTGTCCCCGATCCTACCTGCCCAGGGCCAGCTTCTAGGTCAGGCCCGGGCACGACTTCCCGGGAGAACCAGCACAGGTGCTGCAGGCCGGGCTCAGCTGAGCAGCTTGGGGTGTGCGGTGGCCATGGCCTGGGGACTGTGGGGCAGGGCCCGAGGGGGCCCTGTGGGGGCTCTAACCCTGTCGGCTCTGGCTGAAGGCATCCAGGCCAACCAAGGACAGACCCCGGGTCGCTCTTCTGCTGGCCCTCAGCCTGAACGTGCGCTTGAACCTGAGGTGGAGCCTCGGAGTGCAAGTGCCATCCCCCCAGCCGGTAGGGAGCCCTGCCCCTCGCCCAGGGGGCAAGGTCCTGCCCCTGAGGGACCCCACCAG GAACCCCAGAGTTCCTGGGAAGAGGGGGCGCTAGCTGACCTGGCCTTGTACACGGCTGCCTGCCTGGAAGAGGCTGGCGTTGCAGGGACCCAAGCAACAGCGCTCATGCTGTCCTCCGCTCTGGAGGCCCGGGGGGAGCATCTGGAGGACAAC GTGTATGCCCTGGTGCGAGGGCTGCTGGCGCAGGTGCCCAGCTTGGCCCAAGGGAGGCCCCGGCAGGCGGCTCTGCGGGTGCTGAGCGCACTGGCCCTGGAGCATGCGCGGGAAGTGGTGTGTGCGCTGCTCCCAAGCTCGCTGCCCCCCGACCG GGCAGCCGCCGAGCTGTGGCGCAGCCTGAGCCGGAACCAGCGCGTAAACGGGCAGGTGCTGGTCCAGCTGCTGTGGGCGTTGAGGAACGAAGCCGGGCCTGAGCTGGAGGCGCTGGCG GCCACTCGGGCCCTCGGGGAGATGCTGGCTGTGTCTGGCTGCGTGGGTGCCACTCGGGGCTTCTACCCACACCTCCTGCTCGTGCTGGTCACGCAGCTACACCGGCTGGCGCGGCGTGTGCGCTCCCCGGACGCCCCTAAGGTGCAGGCCCCATGGCACCGAGGGCCCCCGCACAGCCACGTCAG CTGTGCTGTGGAAGCCTTGAAGGCTCTGCTCACCGGGGATGGTGGCCGCATGGTGGTCACGTGCATGGAGCAGGCCGGGGGCTGGAGAAGGCTGGTGGGAGCCCACACCCACCTAGAAGGTGTCCTGCTGCTGGCCAG TGCCATGGTGGCCCACGCTGACCACCACCTGCGGGGCCTTTTTGGGAACGTGCTGCCCCAGCTGCGCAGCCCCGACGACACGCAGCGCCTTACGGCCATGGCCTTCTTCACGGGG CTGTTGCAGAGCCGGCCCACAGCAGGCCTCCTGAGGGAGGAGAGCATCCTGGAGCGGCTCTGCGCCTGGCAGGGCGACCGCGAGCCCACTGTGCGCTGGCTGGGCCTGCTGGGCCTGGGCCACCTGGCGCTGAACCGCGGCAag GTGCGGCACGTGAGCAGGGTGCTGCCCGCACTGCTGGGCGCGCTGGGCGAGGGCGACGCGAGGCTCGTGGACGCCGCGCTGGGCGCCCTGCGAAGGCTCCTGCTGCGGCCTCGGGCTCCCGTGCGGCTGCTGAGCGCCGAGCTGGGGTCCCGCCTCCCGCCGCTGCTGGACGAC GCCCGGGACTCGGTGCGCGCCTCGGCCGTCGGGCTTCTGGGGACGCTGgtgcggcggggccggggcgggctcCGGGTGGGGCTCCGCGGCCCCCTGCGGAAGCTGGTGCTCCGGAGCCTAGTCCCTCTGCTGTTGCGCCTGCAAGATCCCAGCCGGGACGCTGCTGAG AGTTCAGAGTGGACCCTGGCCCGCTGTGACCAGGCCTTGCATTGGGGCCTGCTGGAGGACATGGTCACGGTGGCCCACTACGACAGCCCTGAGGCCCTAAGCCGCATCTGCCACTGCCTG GTGCAGCAGTACCCGAGTCACGTACCCAGCTTCCTGAGCCAGACCCAGGGCTACCTGCGGAGCCCACAGGACCCCTTGCGCTGGGCAGCGGCCGTGCTCCTAG GCTTCCTCATCCACCACACGTGCCCGGGCTGCATCAGCCAGGACCTGCTGGACTCCCTGTCGCAGG ACCTGGAGCAGCTGCAGAGTGACCCGGAGCCCGCCGTGGTGGCCGCCGCCCACGTGTCCGCCCAACAGGTGGCGCTGCTGACCCACGCACAGGCCCGGCCCCGCAGCCTGCGACTCCTCCCAGAGGGCctctggccccagccctgcccccgccggcccccaccGGCCTTCGACAACAGCCCGTTCCAGCCCCGCAGCTTCATAGGCCGCTGGGGCTGCGTGGGACCTGGCTGA
- the NAPRT gene encoding nicotinate phosphoribosyltransferase isoform X1 produces MAAEQDSEARAAARPLLTDLYQATMALGYWRAGRAREQAEFELFFRGCPFGGAFALAAGLRDCVRFLRAFRLRDADVQFLASVLPPDTDPAFFEHLRALDCSDVTVRALPEGSLAFPNVPLLQVSGPLLVVQLLETPLLCLVSYASLIATNAARLRLIAGPEKRLLEMGLRRAQGPDGGLTASTYSYLGGFDGSSNVLAGQLRGVPLAGTLAHSFVTSFSGTEVPPDPMLAPAASPGPKVDLTARVEAWLDGVCAHLGLGVQEPHRGERAAFVAYALAFPQAFQGLLDTYSVQRSGLPNFLAVALALGELGYRAVGIRLDSGDLLQQAQEIRGVFRTVSARFQMPWLESISIAVSNNIDEKELARLAQEGSEVNVIGIGTNVVTCPRQPSLGCVYKLVSVGGQPRMKLTEDPEKQTLPGSKAAFRLLGPEGSLLLDVLQLAEEPPPQAGQELRVWPHGAREACTVRPAGVEPLLRLWVQQGQLCEPLPSLAESRAFAQLSLSRLSPEHKRLEWPALYQVALSDKLRALVDRLGAGGSS; encoded by the exons ATGGCGGCGGAGCAGGACTCCGAGGCGCGCGCGGCGGCCCGGCCGCTGCTCACCGACCTGTACCAGGCCACCATGGCGCTGGGCTACTGGCGCGCGGGCCGGGCGCGGGAGCAGGCCGAGTTCGAGCTCTTCTTCCGCGGCTGCCCGTTCGGCGGCGCCTTCGCCTTGGCGGCCGGGCTCCGCGACTGCGTGCGCTTCCTGCGCGCCTTCCGCCTTCGGGACGCAG ACGTGCAGTTTCTGGCCTCGGTGCTGCCCCCCGACACGGACCCCGCGTTCTTCGAGCACCTTCGTGCCCTCGACTGCTCGGATGTGACGGTGCGGGCCCTGCCCGAGGGCTCCCTCGCCTTCCCCAAC GTGCCGTTGTTGCAGGTGTCGGGGCCGCTCCTGGTGGTGCAGCTGCTGGAGACGCCCCTCCTCTGCCTGGTCAGCTACGCCAG CCTCATCGCCACCAACGCTGCGCGCCTTCGCCTGATCGCGGGCCCCGAGAAGCGGCTGTTGGAGATGGGGCTGCGGCGAGCCCAGGGCCCCGATGGGGGTCTCACGGCCTCCACCTACAGCTACCTAGGCG GTTTTGATGGCAGCAGCAATGTGCTTGCAGGACAGCTGCGGGGTGTGCCCCTGGCGGGAACCCTGGCCCACTCTTTCGTCACCTCCTTTTCGGGCACTGAGGTGCCCCCCGACCCG ATGTTGGCTCCAGCCGCCAGTCCAGGACCCAAGGTGGACCTGACTGCTCGTGTGGAGGCATGGCTGGATGGCGTGTGTGCCCatctggggctgggggtgcaggagCCCCACCGGGGGGAGCGGGCAGCCTTTGTGGCCTATGCCCTGGCTTTTCCCCAGGCCTTCCAGGGCCTGCTGGACACCTACAGCGTGCAAAG GAGCGGTCTTCCTAACTTCCTGGCAGTAGCCCTGGCCCTGGGGGAACTGGGCTACCGCGCAGTAGGCATACGATTGGACAGCGGTGACTTGCTTCAGCAGGCCCAGGAGATCCGCGGGGTCTTCAGGACCGTCTCGGCCCG GTTCCAGATGCCCTGGCTGGAATCTATTTCCATCGCCGTCAGCAACAACATTGATGAGAAGGAGCTGGCCCGGCTGGCCCaggag GGCAGTGAGGTGAACGTCATAGGCATTGGCACCAATGTGGTCACGTGTCCCCGCCAGCCTTCCCTGGGCTGCGTCTATAAG CTGGTGTCTGTGGGAGGCCAACCACGAATGAAGCTGACTGAGGACCCCGAGAAACAGACGCTGCCTGGGAGCAAGGCTGCCTTCCGGCTCCTGGGCCCTGAAG GGTCCCTGCTGTTGGATGTGCTGCAGCTGGCAGAGGAGCCACCACCCCAGGCTGGCCAGGAGCTGCGGGTCTGGCCTCATGGGGCCCGGGAAGCCTGTACCGTGAGGCCTGCCGGCGTGGAGCCCCTGCTGAGGCTCTGGGTCCAGCAGGGACAG CTGTGCGAGCCGCTCCCATCTCTGGCCGAATCTAGAGCCTTCGCCCAGCTGTCCCTGAGCCGTCTGAGCCCTGAGCACAAGCGGCTGGAGTGGCCCGCGCTCTACCAG GTTGCGTTGTCTGATAAGCTCCGGGCCCTGGTGGACAGACTGGGTGCGGGAGGATCCTCGTGA